Proteins encoded in a region of the Vitis riparia cultivar Riparia Gloire de Montpellier isolate 1030 chromosome 7, EGFV_Vit.rip_1.0, whole genome shotgun sequence genome:
- the LOC117918543 gene encoding uncharacterized protein LOC117918543 produces MEVNHGSPRLTVNQSTLKCAGEALVTVLVSALVNSQLSGSAQDAFGSNKPRIKGDHHDQRESKPFDAEGDDGDDDDDGEEGFEGDEEGEEELSSEDGGDYANNSNNKSNSKKGPEGGAGGAEENGEEEEDDEEEDGEDQDDDDDDDDDDEDGGEEDEEEENEEEEEEDEEDEEEALQPPKKRKK; encoded by the exons ATGGAGGTTAACCATGGTTCACCCCGATTAACAGTTAACCAGAGCACGCTAAAGTGCGCTGGTGAAGCTTTGGTCACGGTGTTGGTGTCAGCTCTGGTCAACAGCCAACTCTCAGGTTCAGCTCAA GATGCCTTTGGATCCAACAAACCTAGAATCAAGGGAGATCATCACGATCAAAGGGAATCCAAGCCATTTGATGCTGAGggtgatgatggtgatgatgatgatgatggggAGGAGGGGTTCGAAGGTGATGAAGAGGGTGAAGAAGAGTTGTCATCTGAAGATGGAGGTGATTATGCAAACAATTCCAACAATAAGAGTAACTCAAAGAAGGGTCCAGAGGGAGGTGCAGGCGGAGCTGAAGAgaatggagaagaggaagaagatgatgagGAGGAAGATGGTGAAGATCAAGATGAcgatgacgatgatgatgatgatgacgagGATGGTGGTGAAGAGGATGAGgaagaagagaatgaagaagaagaggaggaagacGAGGAAGACGAGGAAGAGGCTCTTCAACCTcccaaaaagaggaagaagtaA
- the LOC117918893 gene encoding UBP1-associated protein 2B-like produces MAKTKKSKKQKLTKKTPKKIEKKLKSKKVEKALATKPSDSDSDSDSGFDKLQKLLEPYSKDQLIGFISDAAASDSSLFQRIRETADRDVSHRKIFVHGLGWDTTRETLLAAFEPYGQIEDCNVVTDRNTGKAKGYGFVLFKTRQGAVKALKQPGKKINNRMTQSQLASMGPSPPPQSQDTVGRKIYVSNVQADVDPERLQSFFAKFGEIETGPIGFDTQTGKSRGFALFVYKNQESARKALEDPYRIFEGHQLHCQKATEGKNKVPAQPQPQLAAVAATQNFMLSQHPTLNTFYSGLLAHPNASMIGAAAVNPAVAGAMNPGVISSSQVGSVIGSVEGLGGYGTHGVAGFGGTPSVLGPPSLGLQHAYPSTQLGQSSVGRVQGTGVGTFGGYPSYM; encoded by the exons ATGGCCAAGACCAAGAAATCGAAGAAGCAAAAGCTCACTAAAAAGACTCCTAAGAAGATCGAGAAAAAGCTTAAATCCAAGAAGGTGGAAAAAGCCCTAGCCACCAAACCTTCCGATTCCGACTCCGATTCAGACTCCGGCTTCGACAAGCTCCAGAAACTTCTCGAACCTTACTCTAAGGATCAACTCATAGGCTTTATTTCCGATGCCGCCGCCTCCGATTCCTCTCTCTTCCAGCGCATCCGCGAAACCGCCGATCGCGACGTCTCTCACCGGAAAATCTTCGTCCACGGCCTCGGTTGGGACACTACTCGCGAAACCTTGCTGGCGGCGTTTGAACCCTATGGCCAAATTGAGGACTGCAATGTCGTCACGGATCGGAATACTGGAAAGGCCAAGGGCTATGGATTCGTTCTCTTCAAGACGCGCCAAGGTGCTGTCAAGGCGCTGAAGCAGCCGGGGAAGAAGATTAATAACCGTATGACGCAGAGCCAGCTCGCGTCGATGGGTCCGTCGCCTCCGCCGCAGAGCCAGGACACCGTCGGCCGGAAGATCTACGTGAGTAATGTTCAGGCCGATGTGGATCCTGAGAGATTGCAGTCGTTCTTTGCGAAGTTCGGGGAGATCGAGACCGGACCAATCGGGTTCGACACGCAGACTGGGAAGTCGAGGGGGTTTGCGCTTTTTGTGTATAAGAATCAGGAAAGCGCAAGGAAGGCTCTAGAAGATCCGTACAGGATATTTGAGGGGCATCAATTGCATTGCCAGAAGGCAACGGAGGGAAAGAACAAGGTCCCGGCACAACCGCAACCACAGCTGGCAGCGGTTGCTGCGACGCAGAATTTCATGTTAAGCCAGCATCCAACTCTCAATACGTTTTACAGTGGGTTGCTCGCCCATCCGAATGCAAGTATGATTGGGGCGGCGGCGGTTAATCCGGCGGTAGCAGGAGCTATGAACCCGGGCGTGATTTCGTCGAGCCAAGTTGGTTCGGTCATTGGTAGTGTGGAAGGTTTAGGAGGGTATGGGACGCATGGGGTGGCTGGTTTTGGGGGGACTCCTTCAGTGCTCGGCCCTCCAAGTCTCGGTCTGCAGCATGCCTACCCGAGTACACAGCTCGGGCAATCTTCGGTGGGTAGGGTTCAAGGGACTGGTGTTGGGACTTTCGGTGGTTACCCGTCGTATATGTG A